One region of Choristoneura fumiferana chromosome 3, NRCan_CFum_1, whole genome shotgun sequence genomic DNA includes:
- the LOC141426635 gene encoding peptidyl-prolyl cis-trans isomerase, rhodopsin-specific isozyme-like, whose protein sequence is MYFHEKILCLIIVSKFFNHIDARQFRVTDQVYLDIQDENRLLGRVVIGLFGDLAPKAVRNFKVLATKGIKGKSYKGTSFNRIIKRFMVQGGDVVSDDGSGSISIYGETFKDENLDTQHSMAGFVSMANKGKDTNGCQFIITTTGTPWLDNLHTVIGRVIEGQNVIHLLEHTPTDVDDRPTRRVFIADSGLLPTPQPFYVSDDPYDLWAWIKATAVPLTMSFSILGFFHWMMRKMEI, encoded by the exons atgtattttcatgaaaaaatattgtgcTTAATAATTGTATCAAAGTTTTTTAACCACATTGAT GCACGTCAATTTCGAGTGACTGACCAAGTATACCTGGATATCCAAGATGAGAATAGACTCTTAGGGAGGGTGGTGATTGGTTTATTTGGTGATTTGGCTCCAAAAGCTGTCAGAAACTTTAAAGTTCTTGCTACTAAAGGGATCAAAGGGAAATCATACAAAGGGACTTCATTCAACCGTATCATTAAAAGGTTTATGGTGCAAG gtgGTGATGTGGTTTCTGATGATGGTTCGGGATCAATAAGTATATATGGAGAGACTTTTAAAGATGAAAACTTAGACACTCAACATAGTATGGCTGGGTTTGTCTCAATGGCCAACAAAG gaAAGGACACAAATGGATGTCAATTTATAATCACAACGACAGGGACACCATGGCTGGATAACTTACACACTGTTATAGGGAGG GTGATCGAGGGACAGAATGTCATCCATTTGTTGGAGCACACTCCGACGGACGTGGACGACCGGCCGACACGTCGCGTCTTCATCGCGGACAGCGGGCTGCTGCCCACGCCGCAGCCTTTCTACGTCTCCGACGACCCTTACGA TCTCTGGGCGTGGATTAAGGCAACGGCAGTTCCTCTGACGATGTCTTTCTCCATTCTGGGATTCTTCCACTGGATGATGAGGAAAATGGAGATATGA